A single region of the Aeromonas hydrophila subsp. hydrophila ATCC 7966 genome encodes:
- the rplR gene encoding 50S ribosomal protein L18, whose protein sequence is MDKKAARLRRATRARKKMQELGATRLVVHRTPRHIYAQVIAANGSEVLASASTVEKAISEAIKYTGNADAATAVGKAIAERAIAKGVQNVSFDRSGFKYHGRIAALAAAARDAGLQF, encoded by the coding sequence ATGGACAAGAAAGCAGCTCGTCTCCGTCGTGCTACTCGTGCTCGGAAAAAGATGCAGGAACTGGGAGCTACCCGTCTGGTTGTTCACCGTACCCCGCGTCATATCTATGCGCAGGTTATTGCAGCCAACGGTTCCGAAGTTCTGGCCTCTGCTTCCACAGTAGAGAAAGCCATCAGTGAAGCTATTAAATACACCGGTAACGCTGATGCAGCGACCGCGGTAGGTAAAGCAATCGCTGAGCGTGCTATTGCCAAAGGCGTTCAGAACGTATCTTTCGATCGTTCCGGTTTCAAGTATCACGGTCGCATCGCTGCTCTGGCAGCTGCTGCACGTGACGCTGGTCTTCAGTTCTAA
- the secY gene encoding preprotein translocase subunit SecY, producing MAKKPGLDVKAQGGLSELKSRLLFVLGAIIVFRAGSYVPIPGIDAAVLAELFQQQKGTIIEMFNMFSGGALSRASILALGIMPYISASIIIQLLTVVHPALAELKKEGESGRRKISQYTRWGTLVLGTFQAIGIATGLPNMMQGLVTHPGLGFYFTAVVSLVTGTMFLMWLGEQITERGIGNGISLIIFTGIVAGLPHAIGATAEQARQGELHILLLLLLGLIVFAVTYFVVFVERGQRRIVVNYAKRQQGRQVFAAQSTHLPLKVNMAGVIPAIFASSIILFPGTITSWFGQGEGKIADILQQVSMVLQPGQPLYEMLYAAAIIFFCFFYTALVFNPRETADNLKKSGAFIPGIRPGEQTARYIDKVMTRLTLAGALYITFICLVPQFLMTAWNVQFYFGGTSLLIIVVVIMDFMAQVQTHMMSHQYGDVLRKANLKGYGR from the coding sequence ATGGCTAAGAAACCAGGATTGGATGTTAAAGCACAGGGTGGTCTGAGTGAACTGAAGAGCCGTCTGCTCTTCGTTCTCGGGGCGATTATCGTTTTCCGTGCAGGCTCTTATGTGCCGATTCCTGGTATTGACGCCGCCGTACTGGCCGAGTTGTTCCAACAACAGAAGGGCACCATCATTGAGATGTTCAACATGTTCAGTGGTGGTGCACTCTCGCGTGCTTCTATTCTTGCGCTGGGGATCATGCCGTACATTTCGGCGTCGATCATTATCCAGCTGCTGACTGTGGTTCACCCCGCTCTTGCTGAACTCAAGAAAGAAGGTGAATCCGGCCGTCGCAAGATTAGCCAATATACCCGTTGGGGCACGCTGGTTTTGGGAACGTTCCAGGCCATTGGTATTGCAACCGGTCTGCCGAATATGATGCAAGGACTCGTGACTCATCCGGGTTTGGGCTTCTATTTTACGGCCGTTGTGAGTCTGGTCACCGGTACCATGTTCTTGATGTGGTTGGGTGAGCAGATTACCGAGCGTGGGATTGGTAATGGTATCTCGTTGATTATCTTCACAGGTATCGTTGCTGGTCTGCCTCATGCCATTGGCGCTACGGCCGAACAGGCACGTCAAGGGGAATTGCACATCCTGCTGTTGTTGTTGCTGGGCTTGATTGTTTTCGCAGTGACTTACTTTGTGGTGTTCGTGGAGCGTGGTCAGCGTCGTATCGTCGTTAACTATGCCAAGCGTCAACAAGGCCGCCAGGTATTTGCCGCGCAAAGCACACACCTGCCGTTGAAAGTGAATATGGCCGGTGTGATTCCTGCGATTTTCGCATCCAGCATCATCCTCTTCCCAGGGACCATTACCTCTTGGTTTGGTCAGGGCGAGGGCAAGATCGCTGACATCCTGCAACAGGTCTCTATGGTCCTGCAGCCGGGTCAGCCCTTGTATGAGATGCTCTATGCAGCAGCCATTATCTTCTTCTGCTTCTTCTATACCGCGCTGGTGTTTAACCCCCGCGAGACAGCAGACAACCTGAAGAAGAGTGGAGCCTTTATCCCGGGGATCCGCCCGGGCGAGCAGACAGCACGTTATATCGATAAGGTTATGACTCGCCTGACATTGGCAGGTGCGCTCTATATAACCTTTATCTGTCTGGTACCCCAGTTCTTGATGACTGCCTGGAACGTACAGTTCTACTTCGGTGGCACCTCGCTGCTGATTATCGTGGTAGTTATCATGGACTTCATGGCTCAGGTTCAGACCCATATGATGTCTCATCAATATGGTGATGTCCTGAGGAAGGCCAACCTGAAGGGCTACGGCCGCTAA
- the rpmJ gene encoding 50S ribosomal protein L36, translating to MKVRASVKAICRNCKIIKRHGVVRVICSEPKHKQRQG from the coding sequence ATGAAAGTTCGTGCTTCCGTTAAGGCAATCTGCCGTAACTGCAAAATCATCAAGCGTCACGGTGTGGTGCGTGTGATTTGCAGCGAGCCAAAGCATAAACAGCGCCAAGGCTAA
- the rpsN gene encoding 30S ribosomal protein S14, whose protein sequence is MAKTSMKAREAKRAKLVAKFASKRTELKAIIVDMNASEEARWDAVLQLQQLPRDSSPSRQRNRCNITGRPHGFLRKFGLSRIKVREHAMKGEIPGLKKASW, encoded by the coding sequence ATGGCTAAAACTTCCATGAAAGCACGTGAAGCAAAGCGTGCGAAGCTGGTAGCCAAGTTCGCCTCCAAGCGAACCGAGCTGAAAGCTATCATTGTTGATATGAACGCTTCTGAAGAAGCGCGTTGGGATGCTGTCCTGCAACTGCAACAGCTGCCCCGTGATTCCAGTCCGTCCCGCCAGCGTAACCGTTGCAATATTACTGGTCGTCCGCACGGTTTCCTGCGCAAGTTTGGCCTGTCCCGCATCAAGGTGCGTGAGCATGCCATGAAGGGCGAAATTCCGGGCCTGAAGAAGGCTTCTTGGTAA
- the rplQ gene encoding 50S ribosomal protein L17, which yields MRHRLSGRQLNRNSSHRQAMFRNMASSLVRHEIIKTTLPKAKELRRVVEPLITLAKTDSVANRRLAFARTRDNAIVAKLFNELGPRYLERAGGYTRILKCGFRAGDNAPMAYIELVDRPAAAEAAAE from the coding sequence ATGCGCCATCGTTTGAGTGGTCGTCAACTGAACCGGAACAGCAGCCATCGTCAGGCTATGTTCCGCAACATGGCCAGCTCCCTGGTTCGTCATGAGATCATCAAGACGACTCTGCCTAAGGCAAAAGAGCTGCGTCGTGTAGTTGAACCGCTGATCACCCTTGCCAAGACTGATAGCGTTGCTAATCGTCGCCTGGCATTTGCCCGTACTCGCGATAACGCGATCGTGGCTAAGCTGTTCAATGAACTGGGCCCGCGCTACCTGGAGCGCGCCGGCGGTTATACTCGCATTCTGAAATGCGGTTTCCGTGCAGGCGACAACGCCCCTATGGCTTACATTGAGCTGGTAGACCGCCCGGCCGCTGCTGAAGCAGCTGCTGAGTGA
- the rpsM gene encoding 30S ribosomal protein S13 produces the protein MARIAGINIPDHKHAVIALTAIYGVGRTRSKAICAAAGIAENVKIKDLDEAQIESLREQVGKFTVEGDLRRQISMNIKRLMDLGCYRGLRHRRSLPVRGQRTKTNARTRKGPRKAIKK, from the coding sequence GTGGCCCGTATCGCTGGCATTAACATTCCTGACCATAAGCATGCAGTCATCGCTTTGACTGCTATTTATGGCGTCGGTCGTACCCGCTCCAAGGCCATCTGTGCCGCAGCCGGTATCGCTGAGAATGTGAAAATCAAAGACCTGGACGAAGCTCAGATCGAGAGTCTGCGTGAACAAGTAGGTAAATTCACCGTTGAAGGTGACCTGCGTCGTCAGATTTCCATGAACATCAAGCGATTGATGGATCTGGGTTGCTACCGTGGTTTGCGTCACCGTCGTAGCCTGCCTGTTCGTGGTCAACGTACCAAGACCAACGCTCGTACCCGTAAGGGTCCGCGCAAGGCTATCAAGAAGTAA
- the rpsD gene encoding 30S ribosomal protein S4: MARYIGPKLKLSRREGTDLFLKSGVRAIDSKCKIDTVPGQHGARKARLSDYGVQLREKQKVRRIYGVLEKQFRNYYRDAARQKGNTGENLLQLLEGRLDNVVYRMGFGATRAESRQLVSHKAIMVNGRVVNIPSFQVSPEDVICVREKAKKQARIKASLEVAGQREKPTWVEVDAAKMEGAFKRLPERSDLSADINEQLIVELYSK, encoded by the coding sequence ATGGCAAGATATATCGGTCCTAAGCTTAAGCTTAGCCGTCGTGAGGGCACCGACCTCTTCCTGAAGTCTGGTGTTCGTGCGATTGATTCTAAGTGCAAGATTGACACCGTTCCTGGTCAACACGGTGCGCGTAAAGCGCGTCTGTCTGACTACGGTGTTCAGCTGCGCGAGAAACAAAAAGTTCGTCGTATCTACGGCGTATTGGAAAAACAGTTCCGCAACTACTACCGCGACGCTGCCCGTCAAAAGGGTAACACCGGTGAAAACCTGTTGCAGCTGCTGGAAGGTCGTTTGGACAACGTTGTTTACCGTATGGGCTTCGGTGCTACCCGTGCTGAATCTCGTCAGCTGGTGAGCCACAAGGCCATCATGGTCAACGGTCGCGTTGTGAACATTCCTTCTTTCCAGGTTTCCCCTGAGGACGTGATCTGCGTTCGTGAGAAGGCTAAGAAGCAAGCGCGTATCAAAGCATCCCTCGAGGTTGCTGGTCAGCGCGAGAAGCCGACTTGGGTAGAGGTTGATGCCGCTAAAATGGAAGGTGCTTTCAAGCGTCTGCCAGAGCGTTCCGACCTGTCTGCCGACATTAACGAACAGCTGATCGTCGAGCTTTACTCCAAGTAA
- the rplE gene encoding 50S ribosomal protein L5, producing the protein MAKLHDYYKSDVVNELSKQFGYKTIMQVPRIEKITLNMGVGEAISDKKLLENAAADMAAISGQKPLITKARKSVAGFKIREGYPIGCKVTLRGERMWEFLERLICISVPRIRDFRGLNAKAFDGRGNYSMGVREQIIFPEIDYDKVDRVRGLDITITTSANTDEEGRALLAAFNFPFRK; encoded by the coding sequence CGATGTAGTAAATGAACTGTCCAAACAGTTCGGTTACAAGACTATCATGCAAGTCCCTCGGATCGAGAAAATCACCCTGAACATGGGTGTTGGTGAAGCGATCTCTGACAAGAAATTGCTGGAAAATGCTGCTGCCGATATGGCTGCCATTTCCGGTCAGAAGCCGCTGATCACCAAAGCTCGCAAATCTGTTGCGGGCTTCAAGATTCGTGAAGGCTACCCGATAGGTTGTAAAGTAACCCTGCGTGGCGAGCGTATGTGGGAGTTCCTGGAACGGCTGATTTGCATCTCCGTACCGCGTATCCGTGACTTCCGTGGCCTGAACGCTAAAGCGTTCGACGGTCGTGGTAACTACTCCATGGGCGTGCGTGAGCAAATCATCTTCCCGGAAATCGACTATGACAAGGTCGATCGCGTCCGTGGTCTGGATATCACCATCACCACTTCCGCGAATACCGATGAAGAAGGCCGTGCTCTGCTGGCTGCCTTTAACTTCCCATTCCGCAAGTAA
- the rpsH gene encoding 30S ribosomal protein S8, with the protein MSMQDPIADMLTRIRNGQAASKVAVSMPSSKLKVAIAKVLKEEGYITGYSVAGDVKPELEIELKYFQGKPVVELIQRVSRPGLRIYKRTTDLPKVMGGLGVAIVSTSKGVMTDRAARKASMGGEIICYVA; encoded by the coding sequence ATGAGCATGCAAGATCCGATCGCGGATATGCTGACCCGCATCCGTAACGGTCAGGCGGCGAGCAAAGTTGCGGTTTCCATGCCTTCTTCCAAGCTGAAAGTGGCTATCGCCAAAGTGCTGAAAGAAGAAGGTTACATCACTGGCTACTCCGTAGCTGGTGACGTGAAGCCGGAACTGGAAATTGAACTGAAATATTTCCAGGGCAAGCCAGTTGTAGAACTGATCCAACGCGTGAGCCGTCCCGGCCTGCGTATTTACAAGCGCACTACTGATCTGCCGAAAGTTATGGGCGGTCTCGGTGTTGCTATCGTGTCCACGTCTAAAGGTGTGATGACTGACCGTGCTGCCCGCAAAGCAAGCATGGGCGGTGAGATCATCTGCTACGTCGCTTAA
- the rpmD gene encoding 50S ribosomal protein L30, giving the protein MANTVKVTQTRSSIGRLPKHKATLRGLGLRRIGHTVELEDTPCVRGMINQVYYMVKVEG; this is encoded by the coding sequence ATGGCTAACACTGTAAAAGTAACTCAAACTCGCAGCTCTATCGGCCGTCTGCCAAAGCACAAGGCGACTCTGCGTGGTCTGGGTCTGCGTCGCATTGGTCACACCGTTGAGCTGGAAGATACTCCCTGCGTACGCGGCATGATCAACCAGGTTTATTACATGGTTAAGGTGGAGGGCTAA
- the rpsK gene encoding 30S ribosomal protein S11: MAKTPTRARKRVKKQVSDGIAHVHASFNNTIVTITDRQGNALSWATSGGSGFRGSRKSTPFAAQVAAERAGEIAKEYGVKNLEVMVKGPGPGRESSIRALNAAGFRITNITDVTPIPHNGCRPPKKRRV, from the coding sequence ATGGCTAAAACTCCGACTCGTGCTCGCAAGCGCGTTAAAAAGCAAGTGAGCGACGGTATTGCGCACGTTCATGCATCTTTCAACAACACAATCGTGACCATTACTGACCGTCAGGGTAATGCTCTGTCATGGGCTACCTCTGGTGGTTCAGGTTTCCGTGGTTCCCGTAAGTCCACTCCGTTTGCTGCCCAGGTAGCTGCTGAGCGTGCTGGTGAGATCGCCAAAGAATACGGCGTGAAGAACCTGGAAGTCATGGTCAAAGGTCCGGGTCCCGGTCGTGAGTCTTCCATCCGCGCTCTGAACGCGGCTGGTTTCCGCATCACTAACATTACTGATGTGACTCCGATCCCGCACAACGGTTGTCGTCCTCCCAAGAAGCGCCGCGTGTAA
- the rpsE gene encoding 30S ribosomal protein S5, translating to MAKVESQAGELQEKLIAVNRVSKTVKGGRIMSFTALTVVGDGNGRVGYGYGKAREVPAAIQKAMEQAKRNLNKVELNNGTLHHPVRGVHSGSTVFMKPASQGTGIIAGGAMRAVLEVAGIHNVLAKTYGSTNPINVVRATVDALVQGQSPAQIAAKRGLRVEEILG from the coding sequence ATGGCTAAAGTCGAATCTCAAGCCGGCGAACTGCAAGAAAAGCTGATTGCAGTAAACCGTGTTTCGAAAACTGTTAAAGGTGGTCGTATCATGTCCTTCACCGCGTTGACCGTGGTGGGTGATGGTAACGGCCGTGTAGGTTACGGTTACGGTAAAGCCCGTGAAGTTCCGGCCGCAATTCAAAAAGCGATGGAACAGGCTAAGCGTAACCTGAACAAGGTTGAGCTGAACAACGGCACTCTGCACCACCCGGTGCGTGGTGTTCACTCCGGTTCCACCGTGTTCATGAAGCCGGCCTCTCAAGGTACTGGTATCATTGCAGGCGGCGCCATGCGTGCTGTTCTGGAAGTTGCTGGTATCCACAACGTGCTGGCCAAGACCTACGGTTCCACCAACCCAATCAACGTTGTTCGCGCAACTGTCGACGCTCTGGTACAGGGTCAATCCCCGGCCCAGATCGCTGCCAAGCGTGGTCTGCGCGTTGAAGAAATTCTGGGGTAA
- a CDS encoding SirB2 family protein, producing the protein MIAYYPMLKHLHMTLALVSVLLFLYRWLLALGGSPRLQQKWLKILPHVNDTFLLLFGVLLAVTLQMSPGQQPWLMAKLIALVVYIGLGVMALKRPARSQKLVAGLAALAVFGYMVGAAITKSALSWLA; encoded by the coding sequence ATGATTGCCTATTACCCCATGCTCAAACACCTGCACATGACGCTGGCGCTGGTCAGCGTGCTGCTGTTCCTCTATCGCTGGCTGCTGGCCCTCGGCGGCAGCCCCCGCCTGCAGCAGAAGTGGCTGAAGATCCTGCCCCATGTCAACGACACCTTCCTGCTGCTGTTCGGAGTGCTGCTGGCGGTAACCCTGCAGATGAGCCCGGGCCAACAACCCTGGCTGATGGCCAAGCTGATCGCACTGGTGGTTTACATCGGCCTCGGCGTCATGGCGCTCAAGCGCCCTGCGCGCAGTCAGAAGCTGGTGGCCGGCCTCGCAGCCCTGGCGGTATTCGGCTATATGGTGGGCGCGGCCATCACCAAATCCGCCTTGTCCTGGCTGGCCTGA
- a CDS encoding DNA-directed RNA polymerase subunit alpha: MLGSVTDFLKPRLVDIEQVSPTHAKVTLEPLERGFGHTLGNALRRILLSSMPGCAVTEVEIDGVLHEYSSKEGVQEDILEILLNLKGIAVKLEGKDEVTLSLTKSGTGPVTAGDITHGDEVEIVNPEHVICHLTGANAEISMRLKVQRGRGYVPASARVHNDDEERPIGRLLLDSAFSPIVRIAYNVEAARVEQRTDLDKLVIDMETNGTLDPEEAIRRSATILAEQLEAFVDLRDVSVPEKKEEKPEFDPILLRPVDDLELTVRSANCLKAEAIHYIGDLVQRTEVELLKTPNLGKKSLTEIKDVLASRGLSLGMRLENWPPASIADE; encoded by the coding sequence ATGCTGGGTTCTGTAACAGATTTTCTTAAACCGCGGCTAGTTGACATCGAGCAAGTTAGCCCGACTCATGCGAAAGTGACTCTCGAGCCACTTGAGCGTGGCTTTGGTCACACGCTGGGTAATGCCCTGCGTCGTATTTTGCTGTCTTCTATGCCCGGTTGTGCAGTTACTGAAGTCGAAATTGACGGGGTACTGCATGAGTACAGCAGCAAAGAAGGTGTACAGGAAGACATTCTTGAAATCCTGCTCAACCTGAAAGGTATCGCTGTGAAGCTGGAAGGCAAGGACGAGGTAACTCTGTCCCTGACCAAGTCTGGAACAGGCCCCGTTACCGCTGGTGATATCACTCACGGTGATGAAGTCGAGATCGTAAACCCGGAGCACGTAATCTGCCACCTGACTGGCGCCAATGCTGAAATCAGCATGCGCCTGAAAGTTCAGCGCGGTCGTGGTTATGTGCCTGCTTCTGCTCGTGTTCACAACGATGATGAAGAGCGTCCTATTGGTCGCCTGCTGCTGGACTCCGCGTTCAGCCCCATCGTTCGTATTGCCTACAACGTTGAGGCAGCACGTGTGGAGCAGCGTACCGACTTGGACAAGCTGGTCATCGACATGGAGACCAATGGTACTCTGGATCCTGAAGAAGCCATCCGTCGTTCTGCCACTATTCTGGCTGAGCAACTGGAAGCCTTCGTGGATCTGCGCGATGTCAGCGTGCCCGAGAAGAAAGAAGAGAAACCCGAGTTTGATCCGATTCTGCTGCGTCCTGTCGATGATTTGGAGCTGACAGTTCGTTCTGCGAACTGTCTGAAGGCAGAAGCTATCCACTATATTGGTGATCTGGTACAGCGTACCGAAGTTGAGTTGCTTAAGACTCCTAACCTCGGTAAGAAGTCCCTGACTGAGATCAAGGACGTGTTGGCCTCCCGTGGTCTGTCTCTTGGCATGCGCCTCGAGAATTGGCCGCCCGCCAGCATCGCTGACGAGTAA
- a CDS encoding helix-turn-helix transcriptional regulator: MSKKLLRQLTLARCIPHRPYKLTASQLQVKLEEEGIHVSLRTVQRDLEEMSGMGLFDLTSDERSKPHGWCFERHGLNDFANIMPLSLAVALKTWSDQASQLLPASVLTELNPLVDKASQVIRDSQSELAERWLESVHQSPRPFAGNPEIRRSTLIRDALWRGRKFSAEIQRVIKERTVWLCYDRINPLGILNQAEGPTLLCTLSELDPKVYGIPFDHIKNVELTNFSATQPKDFNIQKLIRDQGYQDVSGPIRFVGRIDANCPTLVDGQIPGHNPRMTRYDKRSVVVETEVQDTPEFRTWLNNMSGNLEVLAPESLRKAYPTPGSRVS, encoded by the coding sequence ATGAGTAAGAAGCTGTTACGACAACTGACCTTGGCGCGTTGCATCCCGCACCGCCCTTACAAGCTGACCGCCAGCCAACTCCAGGTAAAACTGGAAGAAGAAGGCATCCACGTCAGTCTGCGTACCGTGCAACGGGACCTGGAAGAGATGTCCGGCATGGGGTTGTTCGATCTCACCTCGGATGAACGCAGCAAACCACACGGCTGGTGCTTCGAGCGCCATGGCCTCAACGATTTTGCCAACATCATGCCGCTCTCCTTGGCAGTGGCGCTGAAAACCTGGAGCGATCAGGCCAGCCAGCTGTTGCCGGCCAGCGTCCTGACCGAACTGAACCCCTTGGTCGACAAGGCCAGCCAGGTGATCCGCGACAGCCAGAGTGAACTGGCTGAACGCTGGCTCGAGAGCGTGCACCAGTCACCGCGTCCGTTTGCCGGTAACCCGGAGATCCGCCGCAGCACCTTGATCCGCGATGCGTTGTGGCGCGGTCGCAAGTTCAGTGCAGAGATCCAGCGGGTCATCAAGGAGCGCACTGTATGGCTCTGCTACGACCGCATCAATCCGCTCGGCATCCTGAACCAAGCGGAAGGGCCAACCCTGCTCTGCACCCTGTCCGAGCTGGATCCCAAGGTCTACGGCATCCCGTTCGATCACATCAAGAACGTGGAGCTGACCAACTTCAGCGCGACCCAGCCGAAGGATTTCAACATCCAGAAACTGATCCGCGATCAGGGGTATCAGGATGTCAGCGGGCCAATCCGCTTCGTCGGTCGCATCGATGCCAACTGTCCGACCCTGGTCGACGGGCAAATCCCCGGCCACAACCCGCGCATGACTCGCTACGACAAGCGCAGCGTGGTGGTGGAAACCGAGGTGCAGGACACCCCCGAGTTCCGTACCTGGCTCAACAACATGAGCGGGAATCTGGAAGTGCTGGCACCTGAATCCTTGCGCAAGGCATATCCGACACCGGGTAGCCGCGTCAGCTGA
- the rplF gene encoding 50S ribosomal protein L6: MSRVAKAPVTIPAGVEVTLNGQELSIKGGKGSLVRSIHAGVEVTKEDNVLKFAPRDGIAGADAQAGTARALVNNMVIGVTQGFERKLQLVGVGYKASIKGNAVALALGFSHPVEHALPAGVTAECPTATEIVLRGVDKQLVGQVAADIRAYRAPEPYKGKGVRYANEQVRTKEAKKK, encoded by the coding sequence ATGTCTCGTGTTGCTAAGGCACCCGTCACTATTCCTGCTGGCGTAGAGGTGACTCTGAACGGCCAGGAACTGTCCATCAAAGGTGGTAAAGGTTCTCTGGTTCGCTCTATTCACGCCGGTGTAGAAGTGACCAAAGAAGACAATGTACTGAAGTTCGCCCCGCGCGACGGCATCGCTGGTGCTGACGCTCAGGCCGGTACTGCCCGTGCATTGGTCAACAACATGGTAATCGGTGTTACCCAAGGCTTCGAGCGCAAGCTGCAGCTGGTTGGTGTAGGTTATAAAGCCTCCATCAAGGGCAATGCTGTTGCGCTGGCTCTGGGCTTCTCTCACCCGGTAGAGCATGCGCTGCCGGCTGGTGTGACCGCTGAGTGCCCGACTGCCACAGAAATCGTTCTGCGTGGTGTCGACAAGCAGCTGGTTGGCCAAGTCGCCGCCGATATCCGTGCTTACCGCGCTCCGGAGCCCTACAAGGGCAAGGGTGTACGCTATGCCAACGAGCAAGTGCGTACTAAAGAAGCTAAGAAGAAGTAA
- the rplO gene encoding 50S ribosomal protein L15, producing the protein MRLNTLSPAAGSKRVKHRPGRGIGSGLGKTGGRGVKGQTSRSGGGKVRNGFEGGQMPLKIRLPKFGFFSRKSLVSAEVRLNEIALVEGDVVDVSTLKQAGVITKNIVFAKVVLSGNIDRAVTVRGLSVTKGARAAIEAAGGKIEE; encoded by the coding sequence ATGCGTCTGAATACTCTGTCTCCGGCCGCTGGCTCCAAGCGCGTTAAGCACCGTCCGGGCCGTGGTATCGGTTCTGGTCTGGGCAAGACCGGTGGTCGTGGTGTTAAAGGTCAAACCTCTCGTTCCGGTGGCGGCAAAGTCCGCAACGGTTTCGAAGGCGGCCAGATGCCTTTGAAAATCCGTCTGCCGAAGTTCGGTTTCTTCTCCCGCAAATCTTTGGTTTCTGCCGAAGTGCGCCTGAACGAAATCGCCCTGGTAGAAGGTGATGTGGTCGACGTGAGCACTCTGAAGCAAGCCGGTGTTATTACTAAAAACATCGTGTTCGCTAAAGTTGTTCTGTCTGGCAACATTGACCGTGCTGTGACCGTTCGTGGTCTGTCCGTCACCAAAGGTGCACGTGCAGCCATCGAGGCCGCTGGCGGTAAAATCGAGGAATAA